DNA from Micromonospora nigra:
GGGCGGGGAACGACTCGCTGTTGCTGGTGTAGATCGAGATGTCCATCTCGGTGATCTGCTGCTCCACGCCCAGCGGGATGAACCTGGTCAACATCGCCTCGGTCTCGGCCACCGACGGCCAGTCCACGTTGACGTGCATCTGGTGGCCCACCCCGTCGATCGGCACGCCCTCCGCGCGGAGCTGGCTGACCAGGTTGAACAGGTGGTCCCGCTTGGCGGGCACGTTGGTGTTGTAGTCGTTGATGTACAGCTTGGCCGCCGGGTCGACCTCGCGGGCCACCCGGAAGGCGGTGCGGATGAAGTCCAGGCCGGTCAGCTCGTACCAGCGGCTGCGCCGGATGCCGTCGGACTGCCCCTCGTCGATGACCTCGTTCACCACGTCCCAGGCGCTGATCTTCCCCTGGTAGCGCCCGGCGACCGCACGGATGTGCGCCTCCAGCCGGGACAGCACGACCTGCTTGCTCGTCTCGTTGACCGGCATCGGGTTGCCGGTGTCGTCGGCGAAGACCCAGTCGGGCGTCTGGCTGTGCCAGGCGAGGGTGTGCCCGCGTACCTGCATGCCGTTGGCCTCGGCGAAGGCCACGACGGCGTCCGCGTCGGCGAAGCGGAAGTCGCCCTCGGCCGGCTGCGTCGCGTCCCACTTCATCGCGTTGCCGGCGGTGACCGAGTTGAAGTGCCGGGTGAGCAGCTGTGCGTGGTTGCCGACCAACTGGGCACGCGACACCGCCGCGCCGACGGGGAACTCGTCGGCGAGCACGTCCCTGACCGCCGGGATGTCGGTCTGGATGGGCAGCGCCGGCACGTACGACAGGGTGAAGTCGTCGATGTGCAGCGACGCGGTGCCGGTGGCGGTCTCCACGTACGCGGAGAGGAATTCGACGTCCTGGGCGAGGGTGTACTGACCCTGCAGGTTGACCCAGGCGCCGGAGGTGACCGCGGTGTTGCCGACGACCTGGTCGTAGGAGGGCGTTCCGTCGGTGCGACGCTCGACGCTGAGCCGCGCCTGGGTGTCCGCCTCACCGGCGGCGAGTCGGACCCACACCGACAGGGTGTAGCGGGTGCCCTGCTCGACGGTGTCCCGCAGGTCGCGCACCGGCCCCTCCCAGCTGCGGGTACGACCGGTGACGGCCAGGCTGTGGCTGCCGGTGCGGGCGACGGCGTCGCTGGCCGTGACGGTCTCGTCCGCGCGGGCGGTCCAGCCCTGGGCGGTGCCGTCGTCGAAGCTGTGGGTGACCACGACGACCGGTTCGGCCGCCTGGGCGGGCGGCGCGGCGGCGAGGGGCGCCACGACGGCGAGCGTCGCCGTGACGGCGAGCGCAGCCAGGGCGTACGGCCAGGCGCGACGCGTCCGTGGTGCGGGCATGGCGAGGGTGTCCTTTCCGGGGTTGCCCGCCGGCCCGGACGAGTGGTGCGGTGAGAGGTGGGCCGGCGACGCTGAACGGGATGCCCCTCACGGGGCGGGGCCGCCGTGGCTGCCCCACCACGGCGCGGCCGCCCGGACCGGCCGGCATGAGCCCGCATGCCGTGCCGACCCGGCGCTCGCGCCGGCTCCCTGCGCGCGTACCCGGTGCTCGGCAGATGCCGAGCCACGTCGATGTCCGCCGATCCTATGGCTGAGCGGTCTGCCCGTCAACGCTGCCGCGGGTGGGCAGGCCGGCCAGCCAGCGGTCCAGGGCCACCGGGGAGTCGAACAGCAGCACCGGCGGGCCGGACTGGTCGGCCTGCCAGGCCCGCATCCGCCGCCGGGCCCGGCCGAAGGCGGTGACGTGCCACACCAGGATCGAGTCCCGGGCCAGGACGCTGCGCCACGACTCACGGTTGCCGTTGCAGACCCGCTCCCCCGTCGAGAGCCGGCGCGCGGTGCGGCGCAGCAGCCGCCAGAAGGACAGCCACCTCGGGTAGTCGAGGCCGACGACCAGGTCGGCCCGGGCCAACGGCACGTCCCGCCACCCGTGGTACGCGCCGTCGAGGATCCAGCGGTCCCGCCGGCAGATCTCCTCGATCCGGCTGCGCTGCAGCGCTACCGGCACCTCGACCCAGCCGGGCTGCCAGAGCAGGTCGTCGACCGGGTACCAGGGCAGTTCGAGCCGTTCGGCGAGGCGTTCGGCCAGGGTGGACTTGCCGGCACCGTAAACTCCGTAGACCAGGATGCGGGACGGCACGCTCACCGCGGCAGCGTACGCGCCGAGGTTCCGGTGCGCTCCGCGGCCCGCGCCGGCCGCACCGAGGTCCGCTGCCGCACCAGGGCGAGCGGGTAGGTTGCATCCGACGGACGGGGCGTCCTCGGTTCGTGCGCGCCTCGACGGTCCCGGTGCCTCGGGGCGACGAGCTGACCTGGGAGGGCGCGATGAACCGTGGTGGCCACGACGAACAGCTCGACCGGCTCACGGGGATCCTGGCGACGATGAGCCGGGAGGCGGCCGTCGCCGTACGCGACGCCAGCACGGCGCTGCTCGACGTCGACCGGGGTGCCGCCGAGGCGGTGGTCAGTCGGGATGCGAGCCTCGACGCCCACCGTCGCGACG
Protein-coding regions in this window:
- a CDS encoding adenylate kinase, yielding MSVPSRILVYGVYGAGKSTLAERLAERLELPWYPVDDLLWQPGWVEVPVALQRSRIEEICRRDRWILDGAYHGWRDVPLARADLVVGLDYPRWLSFWRLLRRTARRLSTGERVCNGNRESWRSVLARDSILVWHVTAFGRARRRMRAWQADQSGPPVLLFDSPVALDRWLAGLPTRGSVDGQTAQP
- a CDS encoding endo-1,4-beta-xylanase; protein product: MPAPRTRRAWPYALAALAVTATLAVVAPLAAAPPAQAAEPVVVVTHSFDDGTAQGWTARADETVTASDAVARTGSHSLAVTGRTRSWEGPVRDLRDTVEQGTRYTLSVWVRLAAGEADTQARLSVERRTDGTPSYDQVVGNTAVTSGAWVNLQGQYTLAQDVEFLSAYVETATGTASLHIDDFTLSYVPALPIQTDIPAVRDVLADEFPVGAAVSRAQLVGNHAQLLTRHFNSVTAGNAMKWDATQPAEGDFRFADADAVVAFAEANGMQVRGHTLAWHSQTPDWVFADDTGNPMPVNETSKQVVLSRLEAHIRAVAGRYQGKISAWDVVNEVIDEGQSDGIRRSRWYELTGLDFIRTAFRVAREVDPAAKLYINDYNTNVPAKRDHLFNLVSQLRAEGVPIDGVGHQMHVNVDWPSVAETEAMLTRFIPLGVEQQITEMDISIYTSNSESFPAPPRDRLLRQAYRYRDLFDLYRQYSDEITSVTLWGLADDDTWLDTFPVTRLDAPLLFDRQLQAKPAYWGVVDPSRIDATPTPTVTPTPTVTPTPTPTATPTPTATPTPTGPAGACRVSYSVTGQWPGGFQGEVRVTNTGTAAVPDWTLRWAFTGGQQVTQAWNGTHTQSGATVTVTGPSWNATLAPGASATVGFLASWAGSNPAPTAFSLGGNPCTVA